A window from Mycobacterium botniense encodes these proteins:
- a CDS encoding phytanoyl-CoA dioxygenase family protein has translation MSEALRQLHIDGYVILPGLLSSSQVEQIKGALTPLLARQPWARGEFFGSRTRRLHNVLAKTRATDDLVNHPAVVELVRAVLGHPQVSIVNAIEIHPGETAQPFHQDDVLFPIARPHPPLIVNTMWAITEFTRENGATVLVPKSQDLAALPETYQSVSAEMDPGSVLLWNGGLFHGGGANHSVHARLGLNVNYNCAWLRQQENQYLAIPRETARELPDDILRLIGYDAFLNIYGLVDHAHPLGVLGRPVQLIDSAGGGNPAATAPTPDGPGT, from the coding sequence ATGAGCGAGGCGCTTCGGCAATTGCACATCGACGGCTACGTGATCCTGCCAGGGTTGCTTTCTTCGTCGCAGGTCGAACAGATCAAGGGCGCCCTCACTCCGCTGCTCGCCCGACAGCCGTGGGCGCGAGGTGAGTTCTTCGGCTCCCGGACCCGCCGGCTGCACAACGTCCTGGCGAAAACTCGCGCAACCGATGACCTGGTCAACCATCCGGCGGTTGTCGAGCTGGTGCGCGCCGTGCTGGGCCATCCCCAGGTCTCGATCGTCAATGCGATCGAGATCCACCCCGGTGAGACGGCGCAGCCGTTTCACCAAGACGATGTGCTGTTTCCCATCGCCCGCCCGCATCCGCCGCTCATCGTGAACACGATGTGGGCGATCACCGAGTTCACCCGGGAGAACGGTGCCACGGTGCTGGTCCCCAAGAGCCAAGACCTCGCCGCGCTGCCCGAGACGTATCAGAGCGTCAGCGCCGAAATGGACCCGGGCTCGGTGCTGCTCTGGAACGGCGGGCTGTTTCACGGTGGCGGTGCGAACCACTCCGTGCATGCCCGGCTGGGCCTCAACGTGAACTACAACTGTGCCTGGCTGCGACAGCAGGAGAACCAATACCTGGCGATCCCCCGGGAAACGGCACGAGAACTCCCCGACGACATTCTGCGGCTCATCGGCTACGACGCGTTCCTCAACATCTACGGGCTCGTCGACCACGCGCATCCCCTGGGCGTCCTCGGGCGTCCCGTGCAGCTCATCGATTCGGCCGGTGGCGGCAACCCCGCGGCTACCGCGCCGACTCCGGATGGCCCCGGTACCTAG
- a CDS encoding LppA family lipoprotein, producing the protein MRARSVRARAAAALAPVLAVALLGLLGGCALYEKARKAGKELSNPYETQHLTEQQEIALIDSMRAKGSYEAARQRLNNTARVIGERISAAVPGQTWKFDDDPNLIESARAGLSCYKLSDDIATRPIADTVRFGRTFTANEFTTAAGIVREEAAKYGATDQSSLFNEASKRDYTVSGNGYDFNLGQINFATLNIYGACFLHQRVLDSPPGRLPPPTTTAPGAPTPSP; encoded by the coding sequence ATGAGGGCCCGGTCGGTGCGTGCGCGGGCGGCTGCGGCCCTCGCCCCGGTCCTCGCTGTCGCCCTGCTAGGGCTGTTGGGTGGCTGCGCGCTGTATGAGAAGGCAAGAAAGGCAGGCAAGGAGTTGAGCAACCCCTATGAGACCCAGCACCTGACCGAGCAGCAGGAGATCGCGCTGATCGACAGCATGCGCGCCAAGGGCTCCTACGAGGCCGCGCGCCAGCGCCTCAACAACACCGCGCGTGTGATCGGCGAGCGGATCAGCGCCGCCGTGCCCGGGCAGACCTGGAAATTCGACGACGACCCCAACTTGATCGAGTCCGCCCGGGCCGGATTATCGTGCTACAAGCTTAGCGATGACATCGCCACTCGTCCGATCGCTGACACGGTCAGATTCGGGCGCACGTTCACAGCGAACGAGTTCACCACCGCCGCCGGCATCGTGCGTGAGGAAGCCGCCAAGTACGGCGCCACCGACCAGTCCTCGCTGTTCAATGAGGCGTCCAAACGCGACTACACCGTGTCGGGCAACGGCTACGACTTCAACCTGGGGCAGATCAATTTCGCCACACTGAACATCTACGGCGCCTGTTTCCTGCATCAGAGAGTCCTTGACTCGCCGCCCGGTCGGCTGCCCCCGCCGACAACCACCGCGCCGGGCGCCCCCACACCATCCCCCTAA
- a CDS encoding PIN domain-containing protein: MSTWILDKSAHVRLLAGATPPPNIDLTDLAICDIGELEWLYSARSASDYDDQQESLRAYRILHAPSDIFERVRRLQRDLAHHRGMWHRTPLPDLFIAETAIHHRAGVLHHDRDYQRIAAVRPGFHAQELLLDR; this comes from the coding sequence ATGAGCACCTGGATTCTGGATAAAAGCGCCCACGTCCGACTTCTCGCCGGTGCCACACCGCCGCCGAACATCGATCTCACCGACCTCGCGATATGCGATATCGGTGAACTCGAATGGCTCTATTCGGCGCGCTCGGCATCCGATTACGACGATCAACAAGAGTCGCTGCGCGCGTACCGGATACTTCATGCGCCTAGCGATATCTTCGAACGCGTTCGCCGTCTTCAGCGCGACCTGGCCCACCACCGTGGCATGTGGCATCGGACACCACTTCCCGATCTGTTTATCGCCGAAACCGCGATCCACCACCGCGCCGGCGTGTTGCACCACGACCGCGATTACCAGCGCATCGCCGCCGTGCGGCCCGGCTTTCATGCACAAGAACTTCTGCTTGACCGGTGA
- a CDS encoding PGRS repeat-containing protein — MHGIGEAYITSPVGQFADQFINFPFLLLFHRDLIGNGVAGTLSDPNGGPGGFLFGDGGAGYDAAGHAGMAGGDGGPAGLIGNGGAGGNGGDGAAGQAGGAGGAGGTGGFLIGNGGPGGNGGDGGVGGNGGDGGAGGAAGHFIFGFGNFFGNAGAGGNGGNGGAGVPGMDGTATSPGATGGGAGGAGGAGGAGGAAGLLFSLGGNGGHGGDGGAGGAGGDGFDASTVAGMNGGNGGNGGNGGNAGAGGAGGVGGLSGGGGDGGAGGTGGAGGIAGTGGDAGAGAVGGNGGNGGAGGNGGAGGNAGPTGYTHPVGVNGDGGDGGDGGAGGAPGTGTTPGIGGAAGNGGAGGAAGTTPGGGGTAGAPGTPGAASRTGVGLSGVGAGSADPVLAAPSLPSDTPASLAAPTDPAALGSLVSRVVQGIYLPLHGLGEAYIASPLGKLIDPIINAPTQLLYGRGLIDNGAAGIAGGTLAQANGAPGGFIFGDGGAGATDAAGVGGAGGGAGLIGNGGAGGAGADGGAGGAGGTGGFLIGNGGPGGNGGDGGIGMNGGAGGAGGNSGFFFGLGGTGGDGGAGGAGTVGAPGTADFPGTAGGNGGLGGPGGAGGNAAHLFSVGGNGGDGGAGGAGGAGGDGFDASTVAGMNGGNGGAGGNGGTGGAGGVGGEGGLLSLGGNGGAGGNGGTAGMAGSGGDAGAGAVGGNGGNGGAGGNGGTGGNAGELGLLGNPGGNGNGGDGGVGGAGGAPGTGTITGSSGAAGAGGTGGPAGAGGSGGTPGTPGTPG, encoded by the coding sequence CTGCACGGGATCGGCGAAGCGTACATCACCAGCCCGGTCGGTCAGTTTGCCGACCAGTTCATCAATTTCCCGTTCCTCCTTCTGTTCCACCGTGATCTGATCGGCAACGGCGTCGCCGGGACACTGTCCGACCCCAACGGCGGTCCTGGCGGGTTCCTGTTCGGTGACGGCGGAGCCGGTTACGACGCCGCCGGTCACGCCGGTATGGCCGGCGGTGACGGCGGGCCGGCCGGGCTGATCGGCAACGGCGGTGCCGGCGGTAATGGGGGTGACGGCGCGGCCGGCCAGGCCGGGGGCGCCGGTGGAGCCGGCGGCACCGGTGGATTCCTGATCGGCAACGGTGGCCCCGGCGGCAACGGCGGCGACGGCGGGGTTGGCGGCAACGGCGGCGACGGCGGGGCCGGCGGGGCTGCCGGTCACTTCATCTTCGGCTTCGGCAACTTCTTCGGCAACGCCGGCGCCGGCGGCAACGGCGGCAACGGCGGAGCCGGCGTCCCCGGTATGGACGGCACGGCCACCAGTCCCGGCGCCACCGGCGGCGGCGCGGGCGGCGCCGGTGGGGCCGGGGGTGCCGGTGGCGCTGCCGGGTTGCTGTTCAGCCTTGGCGGCAACGGCGGCCACGGCGGTGACGGCGGGGCCGGCGGCGCCGGCGGCGACGGCTTCGATGCCAGCACCGTCGCGGGCATGAACGGCGGCAACGGCGGCAATGGCGGCAACGGGGGCAACGCCGGGGCGGGCGGGGCCGGTGGTGTGGGCGGCCTGTCGGGCGGGGGAGGTGACGGCGGGGCCGGTGGCACCGGCGGCGCCGGCGGGATAGCCGGCACCGGCGGCGACGCCGGGGCCGGCGCGGTCGGCGGCAATGGTGGCAACGGCGGGGCCGGCGGTAACGGCGGCGCCGGCGGGAATGCCGGCCCAACCGGCTATACCCACCCCGTGGGTGTCAACGGTGACGGCGGCGACGGTGGCGATGGCGGGGCCGGCGGGGCACCCGGAACCGGGACCACCCCCGGCATTGGCGGAGCGGCCGGCAACGGCGGGGCCGGCGGGGCGGCCGGCACCACTCCCGGCGGCGGCGGAACCGCGGGCGCTCCAGGCACCCCCGGCGCCGCATCCCGCACGGGTGTGGGTCTCAGCGGTGTTGGCGCGGGGTCAGCTGATCCGGTGTTGGCTGCGCCATCCCTGCCCTCCGATACCCCGGCCAGCCTTGCGGCGCCGACCGACCCAGCGGCCCTCGGTTCCCTCGTCAGCAGGGTGGTCCAGGGCATCTACCTCCCGTTGCACGGGCTCGGCGAGGCATATATCGCCAGTCCGCTCGGCAAGCTGATCGACCCGATTATCAATGCGCCCACCCAGTTGCTGTACGGCCGTGGCCTGATCGACAACGGTGCAGCCGGAATCGCGGGCGGAACGCTGGCACAAGCCAACGGCGCTCCCGGCGGGTTCATCTTCGGCGATGGCGGGGCCGGGGCGACCGATGCGGCCGGTGTGGGCGGCGCCGGCGGGGGTGCCGGGCTGATCGGCAACGGCGGCGCCGGCGGTGCCGGGGCCGACGGCGGGGCCGGCGGCGCCGGCGGCACCGGCGGGTTCCTGATCGGCAACGGTGGCCCCGGCGGCAACGGCGGTGACGGCGGCATTGGGATGAACGGCGGGGCCGGCGGCGCTGGCGGCAACAGCGGGTTCTTCTTCGGCTTGGGCGGCACCGGCGGTGACGGCGGGGCCGGCGGGGCCGGCACGGTCGGCGCACCGGGCACCGCAGACTTTCCGGGCACCGCCGGCGGCAACGGTGGTCTGGGCGGGCCCGGCGGCGCCGGTGGCAACGCCGCGCATCTGTTCAGTGTCGGCGGCAACGGCGGCGATGGTGGCGCCGGCGGGGCCGGCGGGGCCGGCGGCGACGGCTTCGACGCCAGCACCGTCGCGGGTATGAACGGCGGTAACGGCGGGGCCGGCGGTAACGGCGGCACCGGCGGTGCCGGTGGGGTCGGCGGCGAAGGCGGCCTGTTGAGCCTGGGCGGCAACGGCGGGGCCGGCGGTAACGGCGGCACCGCCGGCATGGCCGGCAGCGGCGGCGACGCCGGGGCCGGCGCGGTCGGCGGCAACGGCGGCAACGGCGGGGCCGGCGGTAACGGCGGCACGGGCGGAAATGCCGGCGAACTCGGCCTTTTGGGCAACCCGGGCGGCAACGGCAACGGCGGCGACGGCGGGGTCGGCGGGGCCGGCGGCGCACCCGGGACCGGGACCATCACCGGCAGCAGCGGGGCGGCGGGTGCCGGCGGGACCGGCGGGCCGGCCGGTGCCGGGGGCAGCGGCGGCACCCCCGGCACCCCCGGCACGCCCGGCTGA
- a CDS encoding type II toxin-antitoxin system VapB family antitoxin has product MALRRTTIELDEDLVRAARAVTGGTLRATVERALRELVAGAGEQAATRRQQIADHLARAGAHIDADVLLSDHAWR; this is encoded by the coding sequence ATGGCGCTGAGACGGACCACTATCGAGTTGGACGAGGATCTGGTGCGGGCGGCCCGAGCGGTTACCGGGGGCACGCTGCGAGCAACGGTCGAACGTGCGCTTCGTGAACTAGTGGCGGGCGCGGGCGAGCAAGCTGCCACTCGCCGACAGCAGATCGCCGACCACCTCGCCCGTGCCGGCGCTCACATCGACGCGGACGTGCTGTTGTCGGACCACGCGTGGCGATGA
- a CDS encoding lysylphosphatidylglycerol synthase transmembrane domain-containing protein, producing the protein MRVDGREITVSGSLLQPLTRRTNDILRLMLAAVFLATVIASSVITRPRWVALEKSISQIVGVLSPAQSDLVYLIYGIAILGLPFVILIGLILARQWRLLGAYAAAGLIAILPLSISGKRLAAPRWHFDLSDRLGTLPSQFLDDPRWIAMLAAVLTVSGPWLPARWRRWWWALLLAFVPIHLVVSAVVPARSLLGLAVGWFVGALVVLVVGTPALEVPLDGAVRAMARRGFVVSGLTVIRPAGPGPLVLSATCPDPGATAVIELYGPHQRSGGALRQLWGKLRLRDTETAPLQTSMRRAVEHRALMAIAIGDLGVANTSTLTVAALDRGWTLYAHRPVRGVPITECATTTPVTRVWEALRLLHDHRISHGDLRQAKITVTDGSVLFGGFGSAEYGATDAQLQSDIAQLLVTTSALYGAPSAVGAAIGTLGKDTVLAASRRLTKSAVPKRIRDSVPDSSAVIASSREEVKRQTGTDQIRTETISRFSTAQLIRLVLLVALVYVAYPFISTVPTFFSELRHANWWWALLGLTVSVLTYLGAAAALWACADGVVSFRNLSILQVANTFAATTTPAGVGGLALSTRFLQKAGLSPMRATAAVALQQSVQVIVHIVLLIVFSTAAGAGTDLSHFVPSATLLYLIAGVALGIVGTVIFVPRLRRWLATEVRPKLQEVTRDLAELVREPQRLALIVLGCAGTTLGAALALWASVESFDGHATFVAVTVVTMVGGTLASAAPTPGGVGAVEAALIGGLAAFGVPAAVGVPSVLLYRVLTCWLPVFIGWPVMRWLTANGMV; encoded by the coding sequence ATGCGGGTTGACGGGCGTGAAATCACCGTTTCCGGCAGCTTGCTGCAGCCGCTGACCCGACGGACCAACGACATCCTGCGGCTCATGCTGGCGGCGGTGTTCCTGGCGACGGTGATCGCCAGTTCGGTGATCACCCGGCCGCGGTGGGTCGCGCTCGAAAAATCCATCTCACAAATCGTCGGGGTGCTCTCCCCCGCCCAATCCGATCTGGTCTACCTCATCTACGGCATCGCCATTCTGGGGTTGCCGTTCGTGATCCTGATCGGGCTGATCCTCGCCCGGCAATGGAGACTGCTCGGCGCCTACGCCGCCGCGGGGCTCATCGCGATTCTCCCGCTGTCGATCAGCGGCAAACGTCTCGCGGCGCCCCGATGGCACTTCGATCTGTCCGACCGGCTCGGCACGCTGCCGTCCCAGTTCCTCGACGACCCACGGTGGATCGCGATGCTCGCCGCGGTGCTGACGGTGTCGGGCCCCTGGCTGCCCGCGCGCTGGCGACGCTGGTGGTGGGCCCTGTTGCTGGCCTTCGTGCCGATCCACCTGGTTGTCAGCGCCGTGGTCCCGGCCCGCTCACTGCTGGGGCTGGCGGTCGGGTGGTTCGTCGGCGCGCTGGTGGTGCTCGTTGTCGGGACGCCGGCTCTGGAGGTCCCGCTCGACGGGGCGGTGCGGGCGATGGCCCGGCGCGGGTTCGTGGTGTCGGGGCTCACGGTGATCCGCCCGGCCGGGCCGGGGCCGCTGGTTCTTTCGGCCACCTGCCCGGATCCGGGCGCCACCGCGGTGATCGAGCTCTACGGCCCGCACCAGCGCAGCGGCGGCGCACTGCGCCAACTGTGGGGCAAGCTGCGGCTGCGCGACACCGAGACCGCGCCACTGCAGACCTCCATGCGCCGCGCTGTCGAGCACCGCGCCCTGATGGCCATCGCCATCGGCGATCTCGGTGTCGCCAACACCTCAACACTGACCGTCGCTGCGCTGGACCGGGGCTGGACGTTGTACGCGCACCGGCCCGTTCGCGGAGTTCCGATCACCGAGTGCGCGACGACGACCCCGGTCACCCGGGTGTGGGAAGCGCTGCGGCTGCTGCACGATCACCGGATCTCGCACGGTGATCTGCGCCAGGCGAAGATCACCGTCACCGACGGCAGCGTGCTGTTCGGTGGTTTCGGCAGCGCCGAATACGGCGCGACCGACGCCCAACTGCAATCCGACATTGCCCAGCTGCTGGTGACGACGTCGGCGCTTTACGGCGCGCCGTCCGCGGTGGGTGCGGCGATCGGCACGCTCGGGAAGGACACCGTGCTGGCCGCGTCTCGTCGGCTCACCAAATCCGCTGTGCCGAAACGTATCCGGGACTCAGTACCCGACTCGAGTGCCGTCATCGCCAGCAGCCGTGAGGAGGTGAAGCGGCAAACCGGCACCGATCAGATCCGGACCGAAACGATCAGCCGGTTCAGCACCGCCCAGCTCATCCGACTGGTGCTGCTGGTGGCGCTGGTCTATGTCGCCTACCCGTTCATCAGCACCGTGCCGACGTTCTTCTCCGAGCTGAGACACGCCAACTGGTGGTGGGCGCTGCTGGGGCTGACGGTGTCGGTGTTGACGTATCTCGGTGCGGCAGCCGCGCTGTGGGCCTGCGCCGACGGGGTGGTGAGTTTTCGCAACCTGTCGATCCTGCAGGTGGCCAACACGTTCGCCGCAACCACCACCCCGGCCGGTGTGGGCGGGCTCGCGCTCAGCACGCGTTTCCTGCAGAAGGCCGGGCTGAGCCCGATGCGCGCCACCGCGGCGGTGGCGCTGCAGCAGTCAGTGCAGGTAATCGTCCACATCGTGTTGCTGATCGTGTTCAGCACCGCTGCGGGCGCCGGCACCGACCTGTCGCACTTCGTCCCCAGCGCCACCCTGCTCTACCTGATCGCGGGTGTGGCGCTGGGCATCGTCGGCACAGTCATTTTCGTGCCCAGGCTGCGACGCTGGCTGGCCACGGAGGTGCGCCCGAAGTTGCAGGAGGTGACGCGCGACCTCGCCGAGCTGGTCCGCGAACCACAACGGCTGGCGTTGATCGTCCTCGGCTGCGCCGGAACGACTCTCGGTGCGGCGTTGGCGTTGTGGGCCAGCGTCGAATCCTTCGACGGGCACGCCACGTTCGTCGCTGTCACCGTGGTGACCATGGTGGGCGGCACCCTCGCCTCGGCGGCCCCTACTCCCGGCGGTGTGGGGGCCGTGGAAGCGGCGCTGATCGGTGGGCTGGCCGCCTTCGGCGTCCCGGCGGCCGTCGGGGTGCCTTCAGTGCTGCTGTATCGGGTGCTCACCTGCTGGCTGCCGGTGTTCATCGGGTGGCCGGTCATGCGGTGGCTCACCGCGAACGGCATGGTCTAA
- a CDS encoding DUF309 domain-containing protein has translation MVNRDRDESGRPRSARPRDSLGRPLARGSAGIPPIPDDLELAPAETLAYAQQLLDRGLAFNAHEVLEAAWKHGPPDERMLWQGLTQLAVGITHIQRGNVKGAMSLLRNASTRLAHGDRPARYGVDVAGLVAFADALIDDLKAGAEITSERLRPRLVRPG, from the coding sequence ATGGTCAACCGTGATCGCGACGAGTCCGGCCGCCCCCGCAGTGCGCGCCCGCGCGATTCGCTTGGGCGACCGCTTGCCCGTGGCAGTGCAGGTATCCCACCGATCCCGGACGACCTTGAGCTGGCGCCGGCCGAAACCCTGGCCTATGCTCAGCAGCTGCTCGACCGGGGCCTGGCGTTCAACGCGCACGAGGTGCTCGAGGCCGCGTGGAAGCACGGTCCGCCCGACGAGCGGATGCTGTGGCAGGGGCTGACACAACTTGCGGTTGGTATCACTCACATCCAGCGCGGCAACGTCAAGGGTGCGATGAGTCTGCTGCGCAACGCATCAACCCGCCTTGCTCATGGCGACCGCCCGGCACGTTACGGCGTCGACGTCGCCGGTTTGGTGGCCTTCGCCGACGCGTTGATCGATGACCTGAAGGCGGGTGCCGAAATCACCTCGGAGCGGCTGCGACCACGTCTGGTCCGCCCCGGCTAG
- a CDS encoding class I SAM-dependent methyltransferase, whose amino-acid sequence MARTDDDTWEITESVGATALGVAAARAAETESESPLISDPFARVFLDAAGEGMWNWFSPGELPAELIEAEPELQPRMRSMIDYMACRTAFFDEFFLDANNAGIRQVVILAAGLDARAWRLPWLGGTTVYELDQPKVLEFKSSTLKQRGVYPRCSLVDVPVDLRQDWPAALRQNGFDVSAPSVWSVEGLLPFLPAAAQDLLFERVQTLAATGSRIAVEAPGPGFPDHEAHARRREQMQRVRAIMARLGQQREIPDVQDLWYLEERTDVGDWLRGHGWTVSVVPAEELMARYERRPPEGVQDAAPPSLFVSARRS is encoded by the coding sequence GTGGCGAGAACCGATGACGACACGTGGGAGATCACCGAGAGTGTGGGCGCGACGGCGCTGGGTGTCGCGGCGGCCCGGGCCGCGGAAACCGAAAGCGAAAGCCCGCTGATCTCCGACCCGTTCGCCCGGGTGTTTCTCGACGCCGCCGGCGAGGGCATGTGGAACTGGTTCTCGCCCGGCGAACTGCCCGCCGAGCTGATCGAAGCCGAACCGGAACTGCAACCGCGGATGCGCTCCATGATCGACTATATGGCTTGCCGCACAGCGTTTTTCGATGAATTTTTTCTTGACGCGAACAACGCCGGCATCCGGCAGGTGGTGATCTTGGCGGCGGGCCTGGACGCACGCGCGTGGCGGTTGCCGTGGCTGGGCGGCACGACAGTCTACGAACTCGACCAGCCCAAGGTGCTGGAGTTCAAATCGTCGACACTGAAACAGCGCGGTGTCTATCCCAGATGTTCACTGGTTGACGTTCCCGTCGACCTGCGCCAGGACTGGCCGGCAGCGTTGCGGCAGAACGGTTTTGACGTGTCTGCGCCGAGTGTGTGGTCGGTTGAGGGGCTGTTGCCGTTTCTGCCGGCGGCCGCCCAGGATCTGCTGTTCGAGCGGGTGCAGACGCTGGCCGCGACCGGCAGCCGGATCGCTGTCGAGGCGCCCGGCCCGGGTTTCCCCGACCACGAGGCCCATGCCCGTCGGCGCGAGCAGATGCAGCGGGTCCGCGCCATCATGGCCAGACTCGGCCAGCAGCGCGAGATCCCCGATGTGCAGGATCTGTGGTACCTCGAGGAGCGCACCGATGTCGGTGACTGGTTGCGCGGCCACGGCTGGACGGTGTCGGTCGTCCCGGCTGAGGAGTTGATGGCCCGCTACGAGCGCAGGCCGCCGGAAGGCGTCCAGGACGCGGCACCGCCCAGCCTGTTCGTGTCGGCGCGCCGGTCATAA
- a CDS encoding LppA family lipoprotein, whose protein sequence is MRAQSVRARAAASLAPVLAVALIGLLSGCALYEKARKAGKELSNPYETQHLTEQQEIALIDSMRAKGSYEAARQRLNNTARVIGERISAAVPGQTWKFDDDPNELESAQQGGLCDKLEADIARRPIADTVRFGRTFTANEFTTAAGIVRKEAAKYGATNQSSLFNEASKRDYTVSGNGYDFNLGQINFATLNVEGDCFLLQRVLDSPPGRLPPPTTTAPDAPTPSP, encoded by the coding sequence GTGAGGGCCCAGTCGGTGCGTGCGCGGGCGGCTGCGTCCCTCGCCCCGGTCCTCGCTGTCGCCCTGATAGGGCTGCTGAGCGGCTGCGCGCTGTATGAGAAGGCAAGAAAGGCAGGCAAGGAGTTGAGCAACCCCTATGAGACCCAGCACCTGACCGAGCAGCAAGAGATCGCGCTGATCGACAGCATGCGCGCCAAGGGCTCCTACGAGGCCGCGCGCCAGCGCCTCAACAACACCGCCCGCGTGATCGGCGAGCGGATCAGCGCCGCCGTGCCCGGCCAGACCTGGAAATTCGACGACGACCCCAATGAGCTGGAGTCCGCTCAGCAAGGCGGGCTGTGTGACAAACTCGAGGCCGACATTGCGCGTCGTCCCATCGCTGACACGGTCAGATTCGGGCGCACGTTCACAGCGAACGAGTTCACCACCGCCGCCGGCATCGTGCGTAAGGAAGCCGCCAAGTACGGCGCCACCAACCAGTCCTCGCTGTTCAACGAGGCGTCCAAACGCGACTACACCGTGTCGGGCAACGGCTACGACTTCAACCTGGGGCAGATCAATTTCGCCACGCTAAACGTCGAGGGCGACTGTTTCCTTTTGCAGCGGGTGCTTGACTCGCCGCCCGGTCGGCTGCCCCCGCCGACCACCACCGCGCCCGACGCACCCACACCATCCCCCTAA